In a single window of the Microbacterium terregens genome:
- a CDS encoding antibiotic biosynthesis monooxygenase family protein codes for MSPEFMRTRPGLIRYQLVRSQNDPSVYFNVAEWEDQASFEQALKEPEFRNRLKALGTVIKGEPHLSDLVESGVGEA; via the coding sequence ATGTCGCCCGAGTTCATGCGCACCCGTCCCGGCCTCATCCGCTACCAGCTCGTCCGTTCGCAGAACGACCCCTCCGTGTACTTCAACGTCGCGGAGTGGGAGGACCAGGCGTCCTTCGAACAGGCCCTGAAGGAGCCGGAGTTCCGCAACCGCCTGAAGGCGCTGGGCACGGTCATCAAGGGAGAGCCGCACCTGTCGGACCTGGTCGAGTCCGGCGTCGGGGAGGCCTGA
- a CDS encoding SDR family oxidoreductase encodes MILVTGATGNVGGKVLALLRADGHKVRALTRDPGRAAFDGGADLEVVAADLGRPETLAPARWTGCRRSS; translated from the coding sequence ATGATTCTGGTGACCGGAGCCACGGGAAACGTGGGCGGCAAGGTGCTGGCGCTGCTGCGCGCCGACGGGCACAAGGTGCGGGCGCTCACCCGCGACCCGGGCCGGGCGGCGTTCGACGGGGGAGCGGACCTGGAGGTGGTCGCGGCCGACCTGGGGCGCCCGGAGACGCTGGCGCCCGCGCGCTGGACGGGGTGCAGAAGGTCTTCCTGA
- a CDS encoding FAD-dependent monooxygenase, protein MRSPTGFQPRAASTWWANAARLVPAPGGLGGNTAITDGFYLAWKLAMVVKGEAGPRMLDSHDAERRPVSEMIGEQQLRNTVERLAGYLDDGALADPLPPVVQAFGLPLRERRRGPRARRRRGAAGGTPPPRPAPARIAGALRGCCPRAHRRRPPPPCSAGPSCCSPGRAPVTRGRAAAAGAAGRLGITLPVHRARRCRVGEELRRDRAGAVLVRPDRFVAWRSKGPAADADAARKALESALRTVLDRPGPVL, encoded by the coding sequence GTGAGATCGCCGACCGGTTTTCAGCCGAGGGCCGCGTCCACCTGGTGGGCGAACGCGGCCAGGCTGGTGCCCGCACCGGGCGGCCTCGGCGGCAACACCGCGATCACCGACGGCTTCTACCTGGCGTGGAAGCTGGCGATGGTCGTCAAGGGGGAGGCCGGTCCCCGGATGCTCGACAGCCACGACGCGGAACGCCGTCCGGTCTCGGAGATGATCGGGGAGCAGCAGCTGCGCAACACCGTGGAACGGCTCGCGGGCTACCTCGACGACGGTGCGCTCGCCGATCCGCTCCCGCCCGTGGTCCAGGCCTTCGGCTTACCGCTGCGCGAACGGCGCCGTGGTCCGCGAGCCCGACGACGCCGGGGAGCTGCTGGAGGGACCCCGCCGCCCCGACCGGCCCCGGCCCGGATCGCGGGCGCCCTACGTGGGTGCTGCCCGAGGGCTCACCGGCGGCGTCCACCACCGCCCTGTTCGGCAGGTCCTTCGTGCTGCTCACCGGGGAGGGCGCCGGTGACGCGTGGACGGGCCGCGGCCGCCGGGGCGGCCGGCCGGCTCGGCATCACCCTGCCGGTGCACCGGGCTCGCCGGTGCCGAGTGGGAGAAGAGCTACGGCGTGACCGGGCGGGTGCGGTGCTGGTGCGGCCCGACCGCTTCGTCGCCTGGCGCTCCAAGGGCCCGGCCGCGGACGCCGACGCCGCGCGGAAGGCGCTGGAGAGCGCCCTGCGCACCGTCCTGGACCGCCCCGGCCCGGTCCTCTAG
- a CDS encoding SDR family oxidoreductase yields the protein MAGPATPSTEPPRPPSTSSPAPGHWSSPPKASGRGHRPRAGRHADSRSTPGSTPEGIARLRARQRNRVPLGRVGRPEEVAWWMVALARPEASFATGLVLPVDGGASVVF from the coding sequence GTGGCTGGCCCGGCCACTCCGTCTACGGAGCCACCAAGGCCGCCCTCGACTTCCTCACCCGCACCTGGGCACTGGAGCTCGCCCCCAAAGGCATCAGGTCGCGGGCATCGCCCCCGGGCCGGTCGACACGCCGATTCGCGGAGCACGCCGGGCTCGACCCCCGAGGGCATCGCGCGACTGCGCGCACGGCAGCGCAACCGGGTGCCGCTGGGGCGTGTGGGCCGGCCGGAGGAGGTGGCCTGGTGGATGGTCGCCCTGGCCCGCCCCGAGGCGTCGTTCGCCACCGGCCTCGTCCTGCCCGTGGACGGCGGCGCGAGCGTCGTCTTCTGA